The genomic DNA TGTTATTCTTCAACAAAATTTGGTGAACTATTATTTTAGTACAAGACCACAAGCACATCCTTTTTGACAAACACTAACAAAATCTCAAAGTATTCACCAATGGAAAAGTGATGCCAATTGTCAAGAAATGAATTTTCTAGTTGGAATATAATTTTTAGTCAAAAGATAGTAGCAAATATGCCAACTATAATAATAGCATTTAATATAGAAAATGCTCTAGTATTATACCTTGCCATTTGAAAATTGCACTATTCGCCGAGATGTAGGCAAGAAATGGGATATCCGAGTTCCTGCAGCAGACCCTGTGTCGTCAACTTTCTGGTTGTGTCCATGGCTGAACTGCCTTTGCAAAGAAGAATGATTACTACCACCAAGTGATCTCTCCCTTACACAAAGTAGCATGCGACCTGTATATGCTAATTTCAATAGGTACCAGCATAGAATTCAAATGTGCTAAGAGTTTAATGGACtctagaataaaagaaataaactaaaacaTTGATAAATGAGAAAACTGGACAATGTTAAATAGGGAATACAACCAGTGGTAGTATTAGTATTGATTTTGTCACAGGTTGTCTCTACATATTCATCCTTGGCATTGCAACTTTCAATCTCCATGACCATTGAGTAGGAATGGGCATCATACTCAATCTATGGCAAAtagaaatattttcttattcGTTGTAAAGGACAACCAAAAAGGAAAGAAGCCAAGTTGAAGCTAGAGGAAGAACACAAAACATCAATTTCTCATTGGAAGAGACGGCCAAGGAACAAGATAATAAAGATATTATAGTGCTTAAAGGACAAGACTCAAATAATGGTATTGTTTTTCCTTGCACATTGTAATGGTCAGCCCAATCAGAGATTCTAACATCTCATAAGTGGTTTAGTTTTACTCATTGGAGGAGAATGATGCACACAATCAAAAGACAttgattcaaattttaattcTCTAATTGATTTGGTAATTGCCGTATTTTAGGTGTTGAaagtttaatatttattaatttgattggatTATCTTCTAATTTGAAAGGAGTCCTTTTGATTTACAATTGAATCTAGAATCTATAAAAGAGTTGTTGTTTCAatgtatttttttcaatttataatttataaaatttagctTTAATCTCTTCAGCTTGATATGCATGTGTTCTTTTGCTGTGTGAGGTAGTTATCCCTAATTTCATTAATTTTATGTTACTTTTCTATGTTAGTTGATGATTTCAATTTAGTGCTGTGTCAAAATAGAAagcaaaaaaatatatttagacCACTATATAGATCTAGAAATTCCCAGATGGAGACAAATACAAAGGTAATGACAGTGATAGGCCAATGTGAAAACTTTGCAGAATGCAAAATGCAGATCTGCGTTGCCAGCACAGCACTTTACCTAGGGGCAAAAATCTTCCACATGGATCTTAATGCGGCAAGATATGCATTATGATAAAATTGAACAGGTAGTCACATGTTTTAAGATGAATGCAAGCCGATCATGTAGCAAATATTGAAAGCTGAACTGGATCAAATTCACAACAACAAATCAATTTATGCACTTCTACGATGGATGATATGAATTTGAAAATCTAAGGGATGCTGATAAGCAACTGAAGACCTTGTAATGAGGAATCTGTTGAGAgcatcaaaaaatatattttacgaTCTGCTAACAAGATTGTGCTTGAATATGTTGTCACTTGTCACTaaaggacagcccggtgcacgaagctcccgtcatgaGGGTCCagagaaggatccattgtacgcagccttaccctgctttttgcaagaggttatttccaggattcgaacccgtgaccttttggtcatatggcaacaactttaccgttgcgccaaggctccccttcatgtTGTCACTTGTCACTAAATAATCTAAATCAAACTTAACAGGTACTCTAGCAAGAATTCCTATATTTTAATCCCACCGATTTGGCATTCGGGTTACAAAAGAATGCTAGAAATTAAAGgcaaatgataaattaaagggcATGATCAGTACCGACAATATCAGTGCTCGATACTCCTTCAGttcttttaatttgtttataTCGACCAGCCTTCTTGGCCAGGGCATATGCATCAGTACCATCAGGAAGCAGACAAGGATCATCCCCATGGATAATATAATCTATCTGGTATTCAGTAAACAACTTATTCATGAATTCTTCAGTTATAGCATAAGGGGCATCTTGAATGACCTCATCAACCCACTTCACTGCACCCACCATAATCATCCTATCAAAATAGGAAATATGAAAGAATTACAAAAGTGACAATGTTTAGATCTTTATGTAACCATGAAGTGCAAAGCTAACCGATGTCACTGAAACTAAGACCATAATTGGCGTAATGAAGACTTTTACATAGACATAATAAGTTATTCTTAATTGGCCAATCCAGATGACTTGACAGTTACGAAAGAAGActaagaaaaagggaaaaggaaagaggAGAAAGTGAAGCAACTGACAGATAGAAGGAAAAAAATTGTGGTTTAGTATaaacaagaatgcatatgagtttGAGATGAGATGCACTCAAAGTGATTACAACAAGATATAATGCAACATCTTAAACTTTTATGGTTAATATTGCTACAATAATACAACTCACATGTTAGACCTGAACTCAGGCAAGAGCATCACACTAGACTGCCATAGTTTTTTCTTTATGAATCAATTTGAGAGGGGAAATCAAGGGATTGTTGATACCATCACAATCATATCTAGCATCAGATCCATATAAATTTTCTAACCTAGAGGGGAAATCAAGGGAAATGAAGGGATTGTTGATACCATCACAATCAAggaattgactgaaatggaagcCGTTACTGTGTCCTTACATGTTTGAAAAGTTGGGATATAGTAAAGCATATCAACCTTAACAAAAGAATATGAAATAGCATCATGATAGTTAAAGTGTCAATTCATGTTTGGTGGTAAGCGGTTGAGGACATCAAAACAGCAACCTCTCAAATCAGGCATCCATCAAAAATTGAATCTGGAGAATTTGAATGATGAACTCATGGAAAAGAATTATAGtagaaacaaaatttaaaattaacatgaAGGTagtaaaaaatttcaaacaattgtCAATTATCAAGTGCTCAAACAAATTGGTCTTTATTTCTGACTTCTTTAGGGCGAACCTGAGAGCCAACACAACAATTCAAAGATAAGATTTGTATTTCAACCACTGAAATAAAAGGAAGTAATCATCATCAAATTGAAGTTTTTAATTACAGTTACTACTATTGAGGCAAAAAATCAATGCTAACCAGTGACAGAAGGATGCAGTAAGCCCTAATTATGAATTACTGTTTAGAGTCATATATTAAGAATACGGGTAAAGGGGGAAAACATCAGTTAACGTAGCGAAACCAAAGTCAAGACTACGAGAAAACGAAAGATTGACAATTAATTGACCTAAAAGTACACAATAAAACCGAGCAATTGCCAGAgcacttttttaaaaaagaaaaagaagtcaAAGACAAGTTACAGTTTAAAATCCTATACTCCATATCTCAGGTTAACCCTTaataagatgtcaaatgtccacctTTCATGGAGAGGAGTGACAGGCGGCCCCTTATTCGCCTTGATCTCTTCATCGCTCACCACCCCAACAACTAGCTGATCTCCGAGCGCCCGGGCCTGGCGCAGGGCATTGCAGTGGCCGTAGTGCATCATGTCGAAGCACCCGTCCATGTAGACCCTTACCGGACGCTTCCTCCGGCGGCGGATCCCGGGGAGCCTCACCCCGGGGAGAAAGGAAAGAGCGAGGAGGAGACCCCCTACAATGCACGCCACAGCGAATCTGGGGCTTCCGACGACCTCCATGGCGCACGCTCCGGATCCCATCAATCGGAGGAAGAGGGATGGATCTAAGTTAGAGCCTAGGGTTTCAGGTGGTCAGGAACCATCTTCGGAGCTCCACCAGCTTCCGCCGCAGACCTGGAGGGAGCACGGGTGGTTTTCCTCGGTTCTGGGGGCGCgtggagaagaagcaggagagagagagagaggaggaggaggaggccggCAAGAAATCGGAGGAGAAAGCCGGAGGTGATGGATTAAATCACGGCCGTCGGATGGATAGGCGATATAGCCGCCGTCATTACAGCGTGAGGCGGTTATTGAGGAACGAATCGAGTGGCTCCTTCAAATGGTATATTATTTTCACACCATAGAATATCtcgttttatttctttttttttttaaaaaaaaagaatgcaattttttgtttttatatttttttaatatcatcATATGGTTGTTAACttaataacattaataattaagaaaaaatataaaaattaatttctctctctttttaattttttttaggtaTTTAAGAATACTTTTTATAATGGACTCCacataaattaaatatttgataccaatatatatatatataactttgtTCTGATTTCACGTTCTTTTCTTAAAGCCAAAGTCACTTTGATATTTGCTAGCTAGTGGATTTCTATACAAGTTAAAAGTGTCAAATAAATTAGAAATTCTttgtaaagaaagaaaacaaataaggaaaaataccaTAAATTTTTAGTTCAAAAAACACCTTTTTGCATAAATTATTCACAAAGTATTATTATTTCTCTAGTATTAGTGTATAACTAATTTTTTTTGCCTACATTTAATTTGTTCATACATATGTGTGTTTATATTTCTACAAGATAGTAGTTTTTGTTTCGAAGTGTGTTAttcgattaaaattattttattgtcAGATTATTCGTAATTAATTACCCTAATTAAGGCATAGAGGGCACTTTATAAGCTTTTAGAGTTTAGCTATGATTTACAATAaaacaatttaaattaatattggcAGGGGCCGCGCAAGCGCGTACCCCCTCTGTCACAAATTATAACGTCCACTCTCCCACTTGAGGAGATGGTAAACCAACGCCCTTCCTTGGTGCAATGGAAGTCGTTGATCTAGGTCACAAGCCTTTCTGATCGCCCGTCGACCCCGTCCAGGTAAGTATGTTTTAATGTTGGACACAGCTTCTCTCTTATACAGTATCGCCTGCTTGACCCTCTATCGCTGAACGCTGTGGGACTAAAAACCGCTCTCATTGAGTATCGTGAGGGATCATAGCaaaactaagggggcgtttggtacgcgcgttttccattttcattttctggaaaatgcgcgttttctggaaaatgatgtttggtttgtgttttccgcgcgcgttttctaaaaatttggctatcgttttctagaaaaacagagaatgacaaaaagtcgttttctgttttctagaaaacgcgcgttttccagaaaatgaaaatgaaaacggtgcaaaccaaacgcaccctaaattcCTTCGTTTTCCTCCGCACTCGCCTTTCTCCTTTGAACCTGGCAACAAAGGTTCCTCTTGGTCGATTGCGAACAGCGAGACTTCACTAACGTACAGGCACTGCCCCCCCACTCCTCTTTTATCTCCATGATTTTGCTAGGGAAGCTGTTTTTTCATGGACGACTTAGAAGGGCATTTCAATTAGTTGTAAAATTTTGCCTAGGAAATTTCCACGGTCTTTTGGGTGTCAAATGTGCAGTGCTGTCAAACTAATAATTTATTCACTATCTAAATAATTAACACCTAACTTGGACGATAAAGGTATTAGGCAAGTAGTGACATATCATCCAAACACAAATCTCGAAAATGTTAGCAGAATAACATTTCATAGTtactaaattataaaattaaggaTACAACAATTTGgattagaaatattttgaataaaattgGCAGGGGCCGCGCAAGCGCGTACCCCCTCTATCACAAATTATGACGTCCACTCTCCCACTTGGGGAGATGGTAAACCAACGCCCCTCCTCGGTGCAATGGAGGTCGTTGATTTAGACCACGAGCCTTATTGATCGCCCGTCGACCCCGTCCAGGTAAGTATGAATCAATGTAGTACACCGCCTCTCTCTTATACAGTAGCGTCCGGTCTATCCCTCTAGTGTTGAACGATGTGGGACTAAAATTCGCTCTCATTGGTTATCATCGCAGGCTCATAGCAAACGTTTTCCTACTCACTCGCCTTTCTCCTTTGAACCGTGAAACAGAGCTCCTATTGGTCGATTGCGAACCAGAGCGACATCAGGTTTCCATCCTCAAACCAGTCTCCTTCTCGGTGTTATCTAGCATCATCGCCGCTGCTTCATGGTGGTTCCGCCGCAGCGATGCGCTCACTTCGCTAACGTACAGGCACTGCCCCCGCTCCTCTTTTATCTCCATGATTTTGCTAGGGAAGCTCTTTGTTTGCTTCATGGACGACTTATAATGGCATTTCAATTAGTTGTAAAATTTTGCCTTGGAAATTTCCACGGTCTTTTGGGCGTATTACGTTTTTGGACCAAGCGATAACTTGTTTGATGTTATGTTGCTAAGACATGAGAGTCCTACTTTCTGTCTAACAAGTTCCTCTTTTTCACTTTCTTAACCAAGTAAACATGAGTTATCAATACCATTGAGACGGAAAATTGGTGAAGTCCTTGTAGTTACAAATTTGCTGCCTGGGTTACTGGTAACATGCTTATTACAGAACAGAAGCATGCAGATATTTTGAACTATTTTGATATCACAAAAAAGATCCTTAGTTAAATCACTTCCTTATTTTTGTCTACTTGAAACCTTGCTTATTCACTATTAATCAAGGAACTACTCTTATGTTAAAGTTCACTGTGCATAAGTATTAGTTTTTTTGTGTGGTTTATTCCTAGAATTttgtaaaccaagtaattctATTCACTTTATCGTCAGACTGTATGTTCTAGTTGAGGGATTTGGTATTCCTAGCCCCATGCTTCAgtctacttaaatttttttaatttagtgcATAAGTCACAACATAACTGCGTGATATGCAATGCAAATGCAGTATGTAGTGAGCAGTGAGCAGTGAGCTTTAACCATACCATTAAATTTTTCACCAAAATACCAAATTTCCTAGAAGATGAACAAGTTATAGGTATCAATTGATTTTTTTCAGCATCAATACTGAAATAGTGTTTCTATATGTTTGCAAAAGACTTTTGGGTGAGCCGACGGGTCGTAGGAGACTTCTAGTTCAAATTGATCCTATGTGATTCTTAACGAGCACCTCTACACCAGAGAGAAAGATAAAACAGCTTGATAAACAGTTTCAGGTAATTTGGTTGAAATTCTGCATATGGTATACTTTGTTTAGAGGGAACTCTTAATTAAATTTCAAGAACTGATGTATGGAAATAACTCAACGATGGCAAGATTACAAACTATGTTCTGACATATTTTTGATAATTGAATTGAGACTAGATATAACCTCCTCCACAAGAAAATTCCATAGGATCTAATCTTGTCTAGAGAAAAATTTTTGACTCtatgatgaaaaaaaaatcttaaaaatgaaTTCTTATCTTTTTCTCATTATAATTCATTGTTAATACTTGGTGAATGGAATGTAACACTATTCTAGTTATATTGCAATATTCATATGAAGGTGCTAGCTTACTGAGACTGCTACTAGGATTTTAAATTATTGCCCTTTATGATCAATGAAGGTATGAATCATTCTGTGAAATGCATTTTAACAAATTACCAACAGATTACTTTTTGCTATATTGGAACTTATCAAGTATCTCTAATGCATAGTATTTATGTtacaagaaaataataaattctaattttaattattttaacagATCCTTGTTCAAAAATATACTTAGCTTGTCAACTGCTATTTTCCATTTTATAACTGCATAGTCTCTTAGTTCCATTAGTTTTTAAACTTGAATGAATTGAATTACAACtgagaaaaaaaaggctaagctATACCAATGAAGAATCTCATTTGAATTGAcaatacaaataaaaaatttaaaacaatatcATTAGTCCTTTGGTCTAGTGGTTTACCTTTCTAGCTAAAGATTTGGATTTATATTTGTACATAGGCATAGTTAGAAGAGACTTAGCCACGTAACTTTTGCAACTGTCTCTGACAACTCTTCTTCTCTCGGTTGGCACAAGCAAATTTCACAAATACTCGTGTGTGTTTTTTTGAATCTCAAAGTCAATTTATGAAGGATTGAAAGCTAATTGTTGTCAAGCCGCCACTCGAGCGAGAGCGGACTTTATGTGGAGGTGTCTCGCATACCGCTTCTTGACGGAGTAGACAGGGTCGACAGCATCCTCGCCATCGTATCTTGTCCAATTCTCATCAAGACTCAGCTTCTATGATCAATCAAATCTAATTTAGTTCAATGAAACGATCTAAATCCacaaaaattttgtcaaaaaaaaactaaaaatagatCTTTAATGGTTTGTATATATATCACACACCTTTCATCGAATGGTGAGCAGACTTCCCGTTTACGTCCATGAGCACGACCTCACCGGCACGGCCGGAGTCGTAGTTATCGACTCGAAAGACCAAATTACCTTCTTCATTAAAAACTGTGAAGCCGCTGCAACTGAAGAGTAGAGACTTCCTCCGCATTGTCAACACCCTACTCTTATCTTTTCCGTTGTTAGCGACCTTGACACCGCCGACTATGCAATATACTTCAGTTTTGGGATGAACGTTCGCCATGATCCACCGACTTCTGGTTTCTCGGGATGGCAAACTCGAAGAAAGATCTCTACTTGAGTCACTTCAACTTCAAAGCTAAAAGCAAGGATGGATCCCAGATTTACACGTGGATTGGCGGGTTGTGGCCCCCCCCAAGTGCCCATGTAAATCCGCCTCGGGTCTCATATAAGTTTTTCATCAGCAATAGGATAAATTAGGAAACGCATATAGTCCAAAAGCCCAACATCACATGATTACACATTTcattggaggaaaaatttctataaatgtaTCCTAACTAGAGACCGTGGGTACTTGGGTGGCATTTTGGTGCTCTTTCGTTGCACTATAGCCCCAAGGCACTCAATCTTGcttctaaaaaaataattaactaggTTGGGTAACGTCGAGTCTGGGGTAACTAGCCTAACCCCACACAATTTTCCCACCGGTCACTAGGGTAAAACGGATAACACTTGCGGCGAACGGCCTAAAAAttcaacatcctttagttgcaaGTCCCATTTGGAGGAAACTCAATCTTGCAtccaaaaaaaatgataatcccagttagcctcattgactatctctaggAGTGACCGGCCCGGCCCAACAGAAGTTTTCTACCGGTGATCAGGGTAAATAAGGAAGCGCACGCGGCGGTCAgccagaagcccagcatcctttggttaTGCCCCCCATTTGGAGGGAAAATTCTTGTAAATACGCCGTAGCTGGGATTCGAACCGCTGGTACCTGAGTGACAACCTGGATATTATACCGCCGCACCATGGCCCTGAGAACCTCAATCTTGCATCCAGGAGCTTGGGGTGATGGTCAAAGacaaaatatatttctcaaaCAACTAGAATTTAATTGTTATATAGGAGCAACTTAAGGCGATTAAACTCTGGGATGGAGCCTCTCAAGGGTTGTCTTGGGTTATAGCCCAGCCCTTGAGTGGCTCCATCCCTGGTACAAGTAAGAGGGAAAAAAACATAAAGACCAATAATTCCTAAGTCCTGAGCATCAGGTAAATACTAAGTCAATGAAAAAAAACATAGGCTACTTTGTTTtcaattattttctttttattaatttaaaatcttttaatttacttataAGTTGGAGATATgaccacacacaaaaaaaaaaaaaaaaaaaaaaaaaaattgacatcctataattttatttttattcaattatatttttatttaattattaactttattataattataaatacaTATCTCCTTTTTTACGCCCATTCAGATTAAAGTTGTAATATACAGGGACGGAGCCAAAGAGAGGCGATGGTGACTGTTgttcccccttaatttttaaaaaatcctcaTTGTGGTCTAACAAGAGctttataattcatatttatcAGACATTTAAATTTGCAGAATGAGATTAAAAGAGAGTCTAAAGTGATGATTTTGGAATTGTAGGAGCTGCATAGAGTAACCCCAGACTCCAAGCCGATACATCTAATCTATCCAAAGTATCACCATGTGATGAAGGATTGAAGTTTGTTTCACTTCAAACTGTAGGGAAGCAATCTACCTTGATTGTTGTTAGTAATCACAACCATATACCTTTTAGCTGATTTCTTTGGCATTTGAAAGGAAATGATTCCAATCGCAGTTCAATTAAATAATCTTCTAATTCTCTATTGTTCTCTGCTGCACACTTTTAGCAGGCATCCTCTCTGTAACCGTGCAGGATTTGGTAACTTTGAACATACGCTCAGCAACATTGAATTCTGAAGAAAACTCTGCAATAACAGATGGAAAAGCTCCATGAGATAAAAGCTACCAGAGCAATGGCAAGCGAAGTATGTAGAGAAGATAAAAACATTGGCAAGCATTGTGCTTCAGATACGAGAAGCAAATTGTTCATGCATTGTTTGTAGAGGTGCAATGCATCTGTTATGTTTAAAGAACTGTGCAATCCCTGCCAGTGCACTTCGAATTtatataagattttatttttgactGCTTCCacgttaaaaatataaattaacttCTTCTTTCGAGAAATAATCATAAAATTATTCTACCAACATTTGGACTGGACATGCATGCACACTGCGACCTAACTACGCAATCTCCAAAGACAATCCACTGAACGTTGGCAAAGTAGATACAGAAAACGTGAAGTCATGCAAAGTTCCTGATGTATCCacaatttgatttattaataaAATCCTTAGTTAGGCCAAATTAGCAATCTATACTTGCATGATAAACATCTACACCATAATAGAAAataatttctatatatatatatatatatatatatatatatatatatatatatatatatatatatacaaaagacGGATAACGAGTGGACGACGTCGGTCGGCCGGGCAAATCATGCTCCGACCGAGGATCAGACTCCAACCCGTCGTCTTCAGCATGAGGAGCAATCAAACAATCGACGCTCATGGGAGATAGTgcgcagaagccgagccgagcgacTACCCCGTTCGGTAGGACAGCAGAGCATGACATCAagagttcaacttcggccgagcggctatcccgctcggcaaAACAACAAAATATGACATCGACATAATTCGACcttggccgagcggctaccccgctcggcctaaCAGCATACTTGACATCAACCGAGCACGCGGACAGTGTACTTTCGGCCGAGCGACTATCCCACTCGGCCCAACAACAGAGCATGCAGACAGTGGATTTCCGACTGAGCGGCTATCCTGCTCGGCCCGACAGCGGACAGCACGTGGGCAGTGGAATTCCGGCCGAGCAGCTATTTCGCTCGGTTAAGCAGCATACACAACAGGatatctttcgacatccttttgagaGCTAGTGTCGCTGGTATACGGCATtaaatcgtacggcggaagcttctactgtcacttcagagatatgctctgcCTGTTAAGGTATCGTGTCAGGGACACTtcactgacaagtcttttcaggggaaGCTTTGAGATGCGTACGTGCTCGTCTTGGTAAGCATGCACGCGCGCTACCGGAATCCTATATAAAGCAAGGGGGGGGGGTCCAAACATCGACGAGGGTATGCAATATTTACTGTTACGCTACAATCTTCTTGTTGCTTcgctctttgcttcttcttcttcgtcgaagactgacttgagcatcgtaaGGCCATCGTCgggatcccttccctggctcaACACTGATGTCACTTGTGTTGTAGGTCTGTACAGAATCCGCAAGAAGCCAGTGTGAACGCCACATCCTCAACATTCATCtcatcaacatatatatatatagagatatagatatatatataaaattaatttcgtACAAACAAATAGACCTTAGTGGAAATCAGACTACTTTAAACAACCAAGCAAAGCTGTAAAGTATGAAAGGGCAACAAGAGGTCCCTCAAGTTGTCTAGGGATAATAAAACTTAGGGTTAATAACTTTAAGCCCCCTTAAATTTTATAGCGAGTTACATTTTGCCCCCCTCTATTTAAAAAACTACACTCAACCCCCCTTGACATgaagtaaaaaaagaaaaaaaaaaagtaaatgacTAAAATAACCCTAACCTAAATCAgatttttaagaagaaaatggaaaaaaaaaaaaaaaatcccataaGATCATTGAAAGCTTAACCTTAACCAAATCTGATTTATATATAGGTCCAAAATTTCACTTGTttctagaaaaaatattttcacaaaaTTCATACATGCACCGGTAtaaatttacctccttcgtgttggccctgggacgggttggcgggggtgctggggCGAGCGCATTCGCCTTTTTCTTATGCCACAATACATGCACCAGTATAAACAACAGAAAAACAACAACTCTAAAAGTGTTAATCAATCAAAAACTCATTTTACCAAATAAAAAAGAgctaaaattctaaattaatgaatcaaaattaaatgaagatggaacaaaatttatcattaaaaaaataaaatgaagacCCTTTGacgatttagaaaaaaaatcactcttttaatttttgtccaaaggtaaatttttatttcaaagCAGCTAAAAATACTTTTCGTTTCAAAAAGCTgttgttttgaaatgaaaatttacttttgggtatgatccggtagtaagagcgggccccccccttctctggcaaagtcaacgccaagtggaagtcaccggaacagccgcccacccagaggagagtgtggtccgaccggacggacggccatagatggtcggtccgactggactgccggccggccgatggaatcgagtacccggaagggtccggccggtttgcacttatagttggtaggcaccctgtcaaatcggggttccgacgctcagttaaaaaggtcataga from Zingiber officinale cultivar Zhangliang chromosome 4A, Zo_v1.1, whole genome shotgun sequence includes the following:
- the LOC121969208 gene encoding ethanolamine-phosphate cytidylyltransferase-like yields the protein MGSGACAMEVVGSPRFAVACIVGGLLLALSFLPGVRLPGIRRRRKRPVRVYMDGCFDMMHYGHCNALRQARALGDQLVVGVVSDEEIKANKGPPVTPLHERMIMVGAVKWVDEVIQDAPYAITEEFMNKLFTEYQIDYIIHGDDPCLLPDGTDAYALAKKAGRYKQIKRTEGVSSTDIVGRMLLCVRERSLGGSNHSSLQRQFSHGHNQKVDDTGSAAGTRISHFLPTSRRIVQFSNGKGPGPDARIIYMDGAFDLFHAGHVEILRLARELGDFLLVGIHTDQTISATRGHHRPIMNLHERSLSVLACRYVDEVIIGAPWEISKDMITTFNISLVVHGTIAENMDFLKEDSNPYAVPMAMGIYKQLQSPLSITTSTIIKRIVANHEAYQKRNEKKEASERKYYESKSYVSGD
- the LOC121969092 gene encoding protein LURP-one-related 8-like, giving the protein MANVHPKTEVYCIVGGVKVANNGKDKSRVLTMRRKSLLFSCSGFTVFNEEGNLVFRVDNYDSGRAGEVVLMDVNGKSAHHSMKGKLSLDENWTRYDGEDAVDPVYSVKKRYARHLHIKSALARVAA